In Ostrea edulis chromosome 6, xbOstEdul1.1, whole genome shotgun sequence, a single window of DNA contains:
- the LOC130047198 gene encoding perlucin-like protein: protein MSLTYEESTKQIEASYNNAPRYNKFGYMAAKVAAGSCPYGWSLYHGSCYYFSRDRLTWWQAEMKCASMGGFLCNIDEAHENTYVRHHLAMYGVSPGAWMGLNDCLYPNAHRWIWGFSKKRCHKFDWYGSEPVYHKAGDWNCGAFWKHYHYHWHVDSCAQRNYYVCEMKLGKPCKCQY from the exons ATGTCACTTACCTACGAAGAAAGCACAAAACAGA tTGAGGCGAGCTACAACAATGCTCCACGATACAACAAGTTTGGGTACATGGCTGCCAAGGTGGCGGCCGGGAGCTGTCCTTATGGCTGGTCCTTGTATCACGGGAGCTGTTATTATTTCAGCCGAGACAGACTAACATGGTGGCAGGCCGAG ATGAAGTGTGCTTCCATGGGCGGTTTCTTGTGTAATATTGACGAGGCGCACGAAAACACTTACGTCAGACATCACCTGGCCATGTATGGAG TGTCCCCTGGAGCTTGGATGGGTCTGAATGACTGTCTGTACCCTAACGCCCACAGATGGATCTGGGGATTCAGCAAGAAGCGGTGTCACAAGTTTGACTGGTACGGTAGCGAGCCCGTGTACCACAAAGCCGGCGACTGGAACTGTGGAGCCTTCTGGAAGCATTACCACTACCACTGGCACGTGGACAGCTGTGCCCAGAGAAACTACTACGTCTGTGAGATGAAACTg GGAAAACCATGTAAATGTCAGTATTAA